Proteins from a single region of Tumebacillus amylolyticus:
- a CDS encoding YaiI/YqxD family protein — protein MMPKIWIDGDGCPRGAVQFTLEEGERRALDVWLVTNVHHEQQAKNRLVVDGHAQAVDLAILNRLQAGDVVITQDIGLAAMVLGRRGYALNPNGTEYDSATMPLLLEMRESAAKHRRGGGRTRGPKKRTNDDQEKFQSHLVELLNKISG, from the coding sequence ATGATGCCGAAGATCTGGATTGACGGCGATGGATGCCCGCGTGGAGCTGTGCAGTTCACTCTCGAAGAGGGGGAACGGCGCGCTCTCGACGTGTGGCTGGTCACGAACGTCCACCATGAACAGCAAGCCAAAAACCGCTTGGTCGTAGATGGCCACGCCCAAGCGGTGGACCTTGCCATTTTGAACCGTTTGCAGGCGGGGGACGTCGTGATCACGCAAGATATCGGCTTGGCTGCGATGGTGCTCGGGAGAAGAGGCTATGCCTTGAACCCGAACGGTACAGAGTATGACAGCGCCACGATGCCACTGCTTTTGGAGATGCGGGAGTCCGCAGCCAAACACCGACGGGGCGGCGGTAGAACGCGCGGTCCAAAGAAACGCACAAATGATGATCAAGAGAAATTTCAATCTCATTTAGTCGAGCTACTCAACAAAATCAGCGGATAA
- a CDS encoding ABC-F family ATP-binding cassette domain-containing protein, producing the protein MNLLSALNLTKTHGEKTLFQDLNFGIDSGERIGLIGVNGTGKSTLLRTIAGTELADSGQVVRGTNIRVEFLPQNPQFDEHLTVLQSVFQGDSPVLRLLYDYEQTLSQLSLHPEDEKLQTRLLRLTQEIDQNNAWEMEANAKNILNRLGITEYEAIVGTLSGGQRKRVAMARALIRPADLLILDEPTNHIDNETVDWLETYLAKSKAALLMITHDRYFLDRVTNRILELDKGNLYSYSGNYETFLIGKAQREESTAASEDKRQNLLRRELEWLHRGAKARTTKQKARVEFATALRDQKVEKASAQLDIAIGSQRLGKKVLELTDVTKSFGDRTPLRDYNLLVGPGERIGIVGPNGSGKSTLLNLIAGRLQPDSGTVDVGSTVKMAYYTQESIDMNEEMRVIEYIRDVASYIKTTDGETISAGQMLERFLFPPHQQWTPISKLSGGEKRRLYLLRILMSEPNVLLLDEPTNDLDVQTLTILEDYLDHFDGTVITVSHDRYFLDRVVDRLIAFEGEHGIYETLDMYSVYQAQREKRLTASDLPATATSEDKPKTQASRSEKPRARRMTYNEQREYESIDNRIAGLETELADVQAELAKGGSDYTHLQKLTDEETRLTAELESAVERWAELNELAEEIARNKN; encoded by the coding sequence ATGAACTTACTCTCTGCTCTCAACCTCACGAAAACCCACGGCGAGAAAACGCTGTTTCAAGACCTCAACTTCGGCATCGACAGCGGCGAACGCATCGGCCTGATCGGTGTCAACGGAACCGGCAAGTCCACGCTCCTGCGGACGATTGCCGGAACGGAGCTCGCCGACTCAGGTCAAGTCGTGCGCGGCACGAACATCCGCGTGGAATTCCTTCCGCAAAACCCGCAATTCGACGAGCACCTGACCGTCCTGCAATCGGTCTTCCAAGGCGACTCGCCCGTCCTGCGCCTGCTCTACGACTATGAGCAGACCCTGAGCCAACTCTCCCTCCATCCGGAAGATGAGAAGTTGCAAACCCGTCTCTTGCGCCTCACCCAAGAAATCGACCAGAACAACGCGTGGGAGATGGAAGCCAACGCCAAGAACATCCTCAACCGTCTTGGCATCACGGAGTACGAAGCGATCGTCGGCACACTTTCCGGCGGCCAACGCAAACGTGTCGCCATGGCGCGTGCCCTGATTCGTCCGGCTGATCTCTTGATCCTCGATGAGCCGACCAACCACATCGACAACGAAACTGTCGATTGGCTGGAAACCTACTTGGCAAAAAGCAAAGCGGCCCTGCTTATGATCACGCATGACCGCTACTTCCTCGACCGTGTTACCAACCGCATTTTAGAATTGGACAAAGGCAACCTCTACTCGTACAGCGGCAACTACGAGACCTTCCTCATCGGCAAAGCCCAACGCGAAGAGTCGACGGCTGCCAGCGAAGACAAGCGCCAGAATCTCCTGCGTCGCGAACTGGAGTGGCTGCACCGTGGAGCCAAAGCACGCACCACCAAACAGAAAGCCCGCGTCGAATTCGCCACCGCTCTGCGCGATCAGAAAGTTGAAAAAGCAAGCGCACAACTGGACATCGCCATCGGCTCTCAACGACTCGGAAAAAAAGTTCTCGAACTCACCGACGTCACCAAGTCGTTCGGTGACCGTACTCCGCTTCGTGACTACAACCTGCTGGTTGGACCCGGTGAACGCATCGGGATCGTCGGTCCCAACGGCAGCGGCAAATCAACCCTGCTCAACTTGATCGCCGGCCGTCTCCAACCGGACAGCGGCACGGTAGATGTCGGCTCCACCGTGAAGATGGCGTACTACACGCAAGAAAGCATCGACATGAACGAAGAGATGCGCGTCATCGAGTATATCCGCGACGTCGCGTCTTACATCAAAACCACCGACGGTGAAACGATCTCTGCCGGACAGATGCTCGAACGCTTCCTGTTCCCGCCGCATCAACAATGGACACCGATCTCAAAGCTCTCCGGCGGTGAAAAACGCCGTCTCTACTTGTTGCGGATCTTGATGAGCGAGCCAAACGTTCTCTTGCTGGACGAACCGACCAACGACCTCGACGTGCAAACGCTGACGATTCTCGAAGATTATCTGGACCATTTTGACGGCACCGTCATCACCGTCTCCCATGACCGCTACTTCCTCGATCGCGTGGTGGATCGCCTGATCGCCTTCGAAGGAGAGCACGGCATCTACGAGACGCTCGACATGTACTCCGTCTACCAAGCTCAACGAGAAAAAAGGCTGACTGCATCTGACTTGCCCGCTACAGCAACCAGCGAAGACAAGCCGAAAACGCAAGCCTCCCGCTCCGAAAAACCGCGTGCCCGCCGCATGACTTACAACGAGCAGCGCGAATACGAATCGATCGACAACCGCATTGCAGGTCTTGAAACGGAACTCGCCGACGTGCAAGCCGAACTTGCGAAGGGCGGCAGCGACTACACGCACCTGCAGAAACTAACAGATGAGGAAACTCGCCTCACCGCAGAGTTAGAGTCTGCTGTTGAGCGTTGGGCCGAGCTCAACGAACTCGCCGAAGAAATCGCCCGCAACAAAAACTAA
- a CDS encoding TenA family transcriptional regulator, producing MQETMLELQTYQDVERAVMEQVKEKIVKGRFLTALGNGEFTTAQIREFALQYSYYSRNFPRVLGAAIAAVEPLDRWWVPLVDNLWDEAGRGNPKGYHSRMYRTFLESVAPDVTVNDEHVPDYPVGAATQKAVDSFLNFLRGATTLEAMAAVGLGSELFAGLVMGLIGEGLRHPNYNRERKVNAAFWMAHADTHEPRHYELCRDVLVDFPEPAQLQTIYRAGVEIALSEARFYDELYDEMKRK from the coding sequence ATGCAAGAAACCATGCTGGAACTTCAAACGTACCAAGACGTAGAACGCGCCGTGATGGAACAGGTGAAAGAGAAGATCGTCAAAGGCCGTTTCCTGACGGCGCTTGGAAACGGTGAATTCACTACGGCACAAATTCGCGAGTTTGCCTTGCAATACAGCTATTACAGCCGCAATTTCCCGCGTGTGCTGGGGGCTGCGATTGCGGCGGTGGAACCCTTGGACCGCTGGTGGGTGCCGTTGGTGGACAACCTCTGGGATGAGGCCGGACGCGGCAATCCCAAGGGATACCACTCCCGGATGTATCGCACGTTCTTGGAGTCGGTGGCTCCCGATGTGACGGTCAACGACGAACATGTGCCGGACTATCCGGTGGGAGCGGCGACCCAAAAGGCGGTAGACTCCTTTTTGAATTTCTTGCGCGGGGCGACCACTTTGGAAGCGATGGCGGCGGTCGGGCTTGGGTCCGAATTGTTTGCAGGTCTCGTCATGGGCTTGATCGGCGAAGGATTGCGTCACCCGAACTACAATAGGGAGCGCAAAGTCAACGCAGCGTTCTGGATGGCGCATGCCGACACGCACGAACCGCGTCATTACGAACTCTGTCGCGATGTATTGGTCGACTTCCCGGAGCCTGCGCAACTGCAAACGATCTACCGCGCAGGTGTAGAAATTGCGCTGTCAGAAGCTCGTTTCTATGACGAATTGTATGACGAAATGAAACGCAAATAA
- a CDS encoding methyltransferase domain-containing protein, translating to MRELTYHDFLATFGIGGAHPGGLALTRDVVAKERLTPVSQVLDAGCGTGQTAAYLAKTYGAQVTALDQHPLMLQKAGRRFQREGVRVQLLQGDVHRLPFPDKSFDLVLVESVTIFTRINTALGEYARVLKPGGVLLDLEMTAERPLSAKELEELSSVYNTRQVPTETEWTGRLQGIGFESISVVRGGTVASAIPNEQTPEQELPEFEASQDVDPRLYDIWSAHQALTEKFSRRLGYRVYRAVRKK from the coding sequence GTGAGAGAACTGACGTATCATGATTTTCTGGCGACGTTCGGGATCGGCGGCGCCCATCCGGGCGGATTGGCGTTGACCCGGGACGTCGTGGCGAAGGAAAGATTGACTCCTGTTTCGCAAGTGCTCGATGCCGGATGCGGCACCGGACAGACCGCCGCCTATCTTGCGAAGACATACGGCGCACAGGTGACGGCGCTCGACCAACACCCGCTGATGTTGCAGAAGGCCGGGCGGCGCTTTCAACGGGAAGGAGTGCGTGTGCAGCTCTTGCAAGGAGATGTACACCGGCTTCCGTTTCCAGACAAGTCGTTTGATTTGGTGCTCGTTGAGTCGGTGACGATCTTCACGCGCATCAACACGGCTCTTGGCGAGTATGCCCGCGTGCTGAAACCGGGCGGTGTCCTGCTCGATTTGGAAATGACGGCGGAGCGTCCGCTTTCGGCAAAGGAACTGGAGGAATTGAGCAGCGTGTACAACACGCGTCAGGTTCCGACAGAGACCGAATGGACGGGGCGTTTGCAGGGGATCGGGTTTGAGTCGATTTCTGTGGTGCGAGGCGGCACGGTGGCTTCGGCGATTCCCAATGAGCAGACTCCCGAGCAGGAGTTGCCGGAATTTGAGGCATCGCAAGACGTGGACCCGAGGCTGTATGACATCTGGAGCGCCCACCAGGCCTTAACCGAGAAGTTTTCACGGCGGCTTGGGTACCGTGTGTACCGAGCTGTCCGCAAGAAGTAA
- a CDS encoding SelT/SelW/SelH family (seleno)protein has protein sequence MEAPKITLEYCNMUNYLPRAVSLTDEILKYFGPKVGEFTLLPSKGGVYEITCNGELIYSKKSLGRFPEDGEVLEILRQKIFS, from the coding sequence ATGGAAGCCCCGAAGATCACCCTTGAATACTGCAACATGTGAAACTACTTACCCCGCGCCGTCAGTTTGACGGACGAAATTCTCAAGTATTTCGGACCCAAGGTCGGAGAATTCACCCTCCTCCCCTCCAAGGGCGGAGTTTATGAGATTACCTGCAACGGAGAACTGATCTACTCGAAAAAGTCCCTCGGCCGTTTCCCCGAAGACGGCGAAGTGTTGGAGATCCTGCGCCAGAAGATTTTTTCATAA
- the mutT gene encoding 8-oxo-dGTP diphosphatase MutT: protein MKQLVVTAAVIEKDGRILLAQRKPDTHMGLKWEFPGGKLEWGEDPRAGLAREIREELGIDIEVGDVLEVVSHTYEDRHVVLMGYQCRYVCGELQLLDVQDVHWVRLHELKSYDLAPADVPIVDRLLRT from the coding sequence ATGAAACAATTGGTCGTAACAGCGGCGGTGATCGAGAAGGACGGACGAATTCTGCTCGCCCAACGAAAACCTGACACGCATATGGGACTCAAGTGGGAGTTCCCCGGCGGCAAGTTGGAGTGGGGAGAAGACCCGCGTGCGGGACTGGCACGAGAAATTCGCGAAGAGCTTGGCATCGACATTGAAGTCGGCGACGTGCTGGAAGTCGTTTCTCACACGTACGAAGACCGTCACGTCGTGCTGATGGGCTATCAGTGTCGGTATGTATGCGGTGAATTGCAACTGCTCGATGTGCAGGATGTCCACTGGGTACGTCTCCACGAGTTGAAGTCCTACGACTTGGCCCCCGCAGATGTGCCGATCGTGGACCGACTGTTGCGCACCTGA
- a CDS encoding DUF2334 domain-containing protein, with protein MKKALIRLEDVGPGGKYGTEESLLKLCVVADLLAREGVPFHVAMIPRFVDPSKGYDSSIANGKDPFVKKFLNVIHYLRTRGGSIGMHGYRHQYQMEASADGYEFAYSACESDCPPQEPDASYLDREEFEKSYSSSRMRDGFATAKQAGVKLDWFETPHYAAEGNARQVLEGWVGLFFENDPSHEEANKKVKFEDLDTPLYRGVVYVPTPLFYIDGSHPEQDVERMCKEIAEYAPDEIAGFFYHAFLEFPYIAFESTGSGKKRVKYDVKSPLHRLIRCFKQQGWTFEHLLNLVPFAPSARRTGVFPGNNGVVLTGDVDGDQRSELVFWEPSTGTWSVLRANLDGYPNRNIPIGDPDQALTGWAQGEYWRPFLGDVNGDGRADLIVLDPEIGQWQVALSDGQRFAPAAGDRQFLWLEHFPSGEDWVPLVGDFNGDGKTDVAVYNVTTGDLRVALSTGAHFEEMMVKGTDHAHLWLKGWVKGKDWRVAVGDFNGDGRSDLVAWNRRTGDWKVALSNGRQLMPTAGHVGTYWRRGFGVGDQWKLLVADVNGDGRDDVLLVDSAKGLWLVARNEGDRFVPHDTTFGPWAAGAYAAPFVGKFTRDGKAAIGVRQPLLRGGVVDFSLSVMK; from the coding sequence GTGAAAAAAGCGTTGATTCGCTTGGAAGACGTCGGGCCGGGCGGAAAGTACGGGACAGAGGAAAGTCTACTAAAATTGTGCGTGGTGGCCGACCTTCTGGCACGCGAAGGTGTGCCGTTTCATGTCGCGATGATTCCACGCTTTGTCGATCCATCCAAGGGGTATGATTCGTCGATTGCAAACGGCAAAGACCCATTTGTAAAGAAGTTCTTGAACGTGATCCACTATCTGCGCACGCGCGGTGGGTCGATCGGGATGCACGGATACCGGCATCAATATCAAATGGAAGCCAGTGCAGACGGGTATGAGTTCGCCTACTCAGCCTGCGAGAGCGATTGCCCCCCACAAGAGCCGGACGCCTCGTATCTCGATCGCGAGGAATTTGAGAAGTCCTATTCGTCCAGTCGGATGCGCGATGGATTTGCGACAGCTAAGCAGGCGGGAGTGAAGTTGGATTGGTTTGAGACGCCCCATTATGCGGCGGAAGGAAATGCGCGTCAGGTGTTGGAAGGTTGGGTCGGGTTGTTTTTCGAGAACGACCCGAGCCATGAAGAAGCGAATAAAAAAGTGAAGTTTGAAGACCTCGACACCCCGCTGTACAGAGGTGTCGTGTATGTGCCGACTCCGCTTTTTTATATAGATGGGTCGCATCCGGAGCAAGATGTGGAGCGGATGTGCAAGGAAATTGCAGAGTATGCACCTGATGAAATTGCCGGCTTTTTTTATCATGCGTTTTTGGAGTTTCCGTACATTGCGTTCGAATCGACGGGATCGGGCAAGAAGCGGGTGAAGTATGATGTCAAATCGCCTTTGCACCGGTTGATCCGTTGTTTCAAGCAGCAAGGCTGGACGTTTGAGCATCTGTTGAATCTCGTGCCGTTTGCGCCGTCGGCGAGGCGAACGGGTGTTTTCCCGGGAAATAACGGGGTGGTGTTAACGGGAGATGTAGACGGTGACCAGCGGTCAGAATTGGTGTTTTGGGAGCCGTCGACAGGCACTTGGTCGGTGTTGCGAGCGAACTTGGATGGATATCCGAACCGCAACATTCCCATTGGAGATCCTGATCAGGCGTTGACCGGGTGGGCGCAAGGGGAGTATTGGCGTCCATTCTTGGGCGATGTGAACGGTGATGGCCGGGCGGATTTGATCGTGTTGGACCCGGAGATCGGGCAGTGGCAAGTGGCGTTGAGCGATGGACAGAGATTTGCTCCCGCGGCAGGGGATCGACAGTTTCTCTGGTTGGAACACTTCCCGAGCGGCGAGGACTGGGTTCCGCTCGTCGGGGATTTCAACGGAGATGGAAAAACGGACGTGGCCGTTTACAACGTCACGACCGGCGATTTGCGTGTTGCGCTAAGCACGGGGGCTCACTTTGAAGAAATGATGGTCAAGGGAACAGACCACGCGCACCTGTGGTTGAAAGGCTGGGTGAAAGGCAAGGATTGGCGAGTGGCGGTGGGAGATTTCAATGGAGATGGCCGCTCGGACCTCGTGGCATGGAACCGAAGAACGGGAGATTGGAAAGTGGCGTTGAGCAACGGCCGCCAGTTGATGCCGACTGCTGGGCACGTGGGGACCTACTGGCGGCGCGGGTTCGGGGTTGGAGATCAATGGAAGTTGCTGGTGGCGGACGTGAACGGTGATGGGCGCGATGATGTGTTGCTGGTCGATTCTGCCAAGGGTCTATGGCTTGTGGCGCGCAATGAGGGGGACCGGTTCGTTCCGCATGACACAACGTTCGGACCGTGGGCGGCAGGGGCGTATGCGGCGCCTTTTGTCGGGAAATTTACAAGGGACGGCAAAGCCGCCATCGGCGTACGGCAGCCGCTTTTACGAGGCGGGGTTGTGGATTTTTCTCTTTCGGTCATGAAGTGA
- a CDS encoding HAD family hydrolase, translating into MKQHLLFDLDDTLIHCNRFFNEARSEFIAAMLSFFQGYPIEAKLIDDTQQHIDLSGIEQHGLGKHRFPESLVATYRLMCEKYGKTPSKHEEQEIEAVGYGVYTKPIELYPHAHDTLELLRSEGHELYLYTGGDHEIQTAKVLKAGLGDIFPEDRRFISEHKNRSVLSKIMQERGLEHLSTWMVGNSARNDIRPALEEGIHAIHLPDKGGWSFDQADLNVPVIGRFFTLETIKGVPDIIRDHLNDVGKK; encoded by the coding sequence ATGAAGCAACATCTTTTATTTGATCTGGACGACACCCTGATTCATTGCAACCGATTTTTCAACGAAGCCCGCTCGGAGTTTATCGCGGCGATGCTTTCGTTTTTCCAAGGCTACCCGATTGAGGCGAAACTGATTGATGATACACAACAACATATCGATCTCTCCGGCATCGAGCAGCACGGGCTTGGCAAGCACCGTTTCCCGGAATCATTGGTCGCCACCTACCGTCTGATGTGTGAGAAGTACGGCAAGACGCCGTCGAAGCATGAGGAGCAGGAAATCGAAGCGGTCGGGTACGGAGTGTACACGAAGCCGATCGAGTTGTACCCGCATGCGCATGATACGCTTGAATTGTTGCGCTCGGAGGGGCATGAACTGTACCTCTACACCGGGGGCGATCACGAGATTCAGACCGCGAAAGTGTTGAAGGCGGGCCTTGGCGACATTTTCCCGGAGGATCGCCGCTTTATCAGCGAACACAAGAACCGTTCTGTGTTGTCCAAGATCATGCAGGAACGAGGTTTGGAGCATCTGTCTACCTGGATGGTCGGCAACTCGGCTCGCAATGACATCAGACCGGCGCTTGAAGAAGGCATTCACGCCATTCATTTGCCGGACAAAGGCGGTTGGTCGTTCGACCAAGCCGATTTGAACGTGCCGGTGATCGGACGTTTCTTCACGCTGGAGACGATCAAGGGTGTTCCGGATATCATTCGCGATCATCTCAACGATGTGGGCAAGAAATGA
- a CDS encoding diguanylate cyclase produces MKTSLRLYVYTINIIGLALLAFTLTMFPHGVLFDALVFLVLAGVVQLMPVALAKQSWVSVSFSIAYAAVLLLGPEVGALTSMVIGLVASFYPKRLKPHKLIFNVAGLAIPAYISGQILQMAQGMSYFWLLEFIFVPLLFYTINSALITFAIALTANESPFRIWNENYRWPMLNYLFLAWIGIGLYKAYAVLNVLGLMIFVLPLIMARYSFKLYIDQTNKVQQHLDSLQTANDMLNRKVDEVAALQKHALLMGTSLNFESTLLTVFARVSDEVPYQALYIVWKNPDRESYEQYQIKERTGIESVTLTELDVSIDRVFQQGKRIVLSARESTHVKLLCPMIAQGNVQGVMTLLCPRDLLEEIDSSLDVYVSHGAAALSNAYLYQRMERVANTDNLTKLYNRHYFARKLSDMTKAPHVANTVIIMDFDNFKDINNTYGHHIGDLALHYVASLIRSESRDEDIPVRYGGDEFALLMPNATEEIGLIVAARLLEQIRLPVTLEGHTLSISLSFGVATCLEGDGNIQETVKQADKAAYFSKASGKGCITLYSQIQGEGHPVYQGNSEQIVPSAEEIESRRSITKGLLHALKARDVVTYNHSLQVATYSVWLAQRLHLPPDEIERVRFGALLHDIGKLGIPDQVLKKSAVLNKAEHSNMRTHPVVGHDILRHFGTVYDSILPILLSHHERMDGQGYPHGIEASTLDQAVRIVTIADAFDSMTRDSCYRDKMPMHWAVEELRRCKGTQFDSELVDQFLEVVRQHFPDRWSDSGENPDSSVVREASLQ; encoded by the coding sequence TTGAAGACGTCGCTTCGACTCTATGTCTACACGATCAATATCATCGGACTGGCGCTGTTGGCTTTTACGTTGACCATGTTTCCACATGGGGTGTTGTTTGACGCATTGGTGTTTCTCGTGTTGGCAGGTGTGGTTCAACTGATGCCTGTTGCACTCGCGAAGCAGTCGTGGGTATCGGTGTCGTTCTCAATCGCGTATGCGGCCGTGCTGTTGCTGGGTCCGGAGGTCGGGGCTCTGACCTCGATGGTCATCGGGTTGGTGGCTTCGTTCTATCCGAAACGCTTGAAACCGCACAAGTTGATTTTCAACGTGGCGGGGTTGGCGATTCCGGCTTACATCTCCGGGCAGATCTTGCAGATGGCACAAGGGATGAGCTACTTCTGGTTGTTGGAGTTTATTTTCGTACCGCTGTTGTTCTATACGATCAACTCCGCCCTGATCACGTTCGCCATCGCGCTGACCGCCAACGAATCTCCGTTTCGGATCTGGAATGAGAACTATCGCTGGCCGATGCTCAACTACTTGTTCTTGGCTTGGATCGGCATCGGGCTGTACAAAGCCTATGCGGTGTTGAACGTGCTCGGGTTGATGATCTTCGTCTTGCCGCTGATCATGGCGCGGTACAGTTTCAAACTGTATATCGACCAGACCAACAAGGTTCAGCAGCATCTGGATTCCTTGCAGACGGCAAACGACATGCTCAACCGCAAAGTTGACGAGGTGGCAGCTCTGCAGAAACACGCGTTGCTGATGGGCACATCGCTCAACTTCGAATCGACGCTTCTCACCGTGTTTGCCCGCGTATCGGACGAGGTTCCGTACCAAGCGTTGTACATCGTTTGGAAGAACCCCGACCGTGAAAGCTACGAGCAGTATCAAATCAAGGAGCGAACCGGAATCGAGTCGGTCACGCTGACCGAGTTGGATGTAAGCATCGATCGCGTGTTCCAACAAGGCAAGCGCATCGTGCTGTCGGCTCGCGAGAGCACGCACGTCAAACTCTTGTGCCCGATGATTGCACAGGGCAATGTACAAGGGGTGATGACGCTTTTGTGCCCGCGCGATTTGTTGGAAGAGATCGACTCGTCTCTGGACGTGTACGTGTCTCACGGCGCGGCTGCACTTTCGAATGCGTACTTGTACCAGCGCATGGAACGGGTGGCCAACACGGACAACTTGACCAAGTTGTACAATCGTCACTACTTCGCCCGCAAACTTTCTGATATGACGAAAGCTCCTCATGTTGCGAATACGGTCATCATCATGGATTTTGACAACTTTAAGGACATCAACAACACCTACGGCCACCATATCGGCGACCTTGCGCTGCACTATGTCGCGAGTTTGATCCGCTCGGAATCGAGGGACGAGGACATTCCGGTGCGTTACGGCGGGGACGAATTCGCTCTGCTGATGCCAAACGCGACCGAAGAAATCGGACTAATCGTTGCGGCCCGTCTATTAGAGCAGATTCGCTTGCCGGTGACGCTGGAGGGACACACGCTGTCCATCTCGCTGAGTTTCGGCGTTGCGACTTGCTTGGAAGGGGACGGCAACATCCAAGAGACCGTCAAACAAGCGGACAAGGCTGCCTATTTCTCAAAGGCCAGCGGCAAGGGTTGTATTACGTTGTACTCGCAGATTCAAGGCGAGGGCCACCCAGTCTATCAGGGCAACTCGGAACAGATCGTGCCAAGCGCAGAAGAGATCGAATCAAGGCGCTCGATCACCAAGGGATTGCTGCATGCATTAAAAGCGCGCGACGTCGTGACCTACAACCACAGTCTGCAGGTCGCCACATACTCCGTCTGGCTGGCACAACGTCTACATTTGCCCCCGGACGAGATTGAACGAGTGCGTTTTGGCGCTCTCTTGCACGATATCGGGAAGCTCGGCATCCCGGATCAAGTATTGAAAAAAAGCGCGGTGTTAAACAAAGCTGAGCATAGCAATATGCGAACGCACCCGGTCGTCGGGCATGATATTTTAAGACACTTCGGAACCGTCTACGATTCCATTCTGCCGATTCTCTTGTCGCATCATGAACGGATGGACGGGCAAGGGTATCCGCACGGAATTGAGGCGTCCACGTTGGATCAGGCGGTGCGCATCGTAACCATCGCCGACGCATTCGATTCCATGACGCGAGACAGTTGCTACCGAGACAAAATGCCGATGCACTGGGCTGTCGAAGAGCTTCGTCGCTGTAAAGGGACGCAATTCGACTCTGAGTTAGTGGATCAGTTTCTCGAAGTAGTGCGGCAACATTTTCCTGACCGTTGGTCGGATTCTGGGGAGAATCCGGACAGTTCGGTCGTGAGGGAGGCCTCGCTCCAATGA
- a CDS encoding helix-turn-helix domain-containing protein: MLIREARTQSGLTVAQLAEAVGVTATYLRELERGVKKNPSMQVVAGMADVLGKPVSYFFGKQEEAGTLISALPADVSGYVREKILEPFGTSQESVETWSDTQVMEAFVHYLRTLKKRTESEEK, encoded by the coding sequence ATGTTGATTCGGGAGGCTCGTACCCAGAGCGGGCTTACGGTCGCGCAGTTGGCCGAAGCTGTCGGCGTGACGGCGACCTACCTACGGGAATTGGAGCGCGGGGTCAAGAAAAACCCTTCCATGCAAGTGGTGGCGGGGATGGCGGACGTGCTCGGCAAGCCGGTGAGTTACTTTTTCGGCAAGCAAGAAGAGGCCGGGACGCTGATCTCGGCGCTTCCGGCAGATGTGAGCGGCTATGTGCGCGAGAAAATTCTCGAACCCTTCGGCACTTCGCAGGAGTCGGTGGAGACGTGGAGCGACACCCAAGTGATGGAAGCGTTTGTCCACTACTTGCGCACGCTGAAAAAACGGACGGAGAGTGAAGAGAAGTGA